The sequence ACCAGTGGAAATATCGACGACAATAAGAAAAATCCTGGGACTCGGCAGGGGATTAGATGCATTGTTCGTAGTTGCTATAGGCCTCAGCTATTTGCTGCTGTTTAGACTTTACATCGCAATAGACAAAGCTGAAAGGGAGATAACCGAGCTGACACGTCAGATCGCAATAGAATTTCAGGAAATTCGGGAAATGTTGAAAAAACTTGAGAAAGATTAATCTTTTCCAAAGAGTTCTTCCAGAAATATTCTAACTCTCTCCTTGGGGACTTTGAATTGCCTTATTTTTACAATCCCTTTTTCTTGGGCTTCTTTTAGCAAGATCTCAGTAGCCTCATTTGGGTACATTTCCTCATAAACTATCTCTTTAATTCCCGCATTTACCAGCAATTTAAAGCAGATATCACAGGGAAAATGAGTAACATAAAGCGTTGCTCCTTCCAAGCTTATGCCTTTTCTAGCGGCCATTGCTATGACGTTCTGCTCCGCATGGACAGCTCTGTGACAGTGACCATCTACTACTAAACACCCCCCATCTATACAGTGATCCATATTCCTCGGGGCTCCGTTATATCCGGTTGCTAAAATGTAGCCATCTTTTACTGCAACTGCCCCAACCCTAAGTCTAGGACATGTAGCCCTTAGGCTCACGAGTTTTGCAATAAGCATGAAGTACTCATCTTTTGTGGGACGAATTCTCTTTATATGTTCCGCCCGCTCTTTATCTAGAAATATCTCCACTCCCATATCACCACCTAATAAAGAGGAACCAAAGAACTTAAAAGAATTTTTGATCAACTGAACATCCTTTCTCTGGGGTTCATAGCCTCAATTTCCGCCATAATCCTCCAGATTCTTTCTTCATAAGTTGGATGTGTCTCAAAAAGCGACTTTTGGTGAGGGCGCTCTATCGTTGGTTCGATAGATGGGAGCGCAGACTCCTTGACTCTAACTCTCAAGTCCTCATAATACTTAAGCTCTTCAAGAGCTCTCTTTAAGGCCAACGGGACGGGGATCAAGTGCAGTGCTGTTTCATCAGCCTTAAATTCTCTCTGTTTTAGCCAATGTGACCTGCACACTTCATATAGAAGGTAAAGGGTGAAAGAAGCTAATGAACCAAAGGTGCTTCTGGAAAATAAGAATAAGAGATTCAAAAAGGCCATAACCAACATGAAATACCTTCCACAAGAAACCAGCGGGAAAAGAAGCGTGTCTCTATTCTTTATGTGACCTATCTCATGAGCTGCAAC comes from Thermococcus aggregans and encodes:
- a CDS encoding M48 family metallopeptidase — protein: MFVLELILLAQVLITLLYLGKIGLWLILGVFLTLVGLYLWTVKNFLKKKHRKISYEDLPWLYKGIMKMANKAGIKTPEVYLLDDYIPNAYSFRNSIVLSLGLFEVLDEEEILAVAAHEIGHIKNRDTLLFPLVSCGRYFMLVMAFLNLLFLFSRSTFGSLASFTLYLLYEVCRSHWLKQREFKADETALHLIPVPLALKRALEELKYYEDLRVRVKESALPSIEPTIERPHQKSLFETHPTYEERIWRIMAEIEAMNPRERMFS
- a CDS encoding DUF2304 domain-containing protein is translated as MYAVQYIAVIIVLALMVYVLGKYGRNELDWQDLVFWEALLFIMLVVSLKPVEISTTIRKILGLGRGLDALFVVAIGLSYLLLFRLYIAIDKAEREITELTRQIAIEFQEIREMLKKLEKD
- a CDS encoding deoxycytidylate deaminase, which translates into the protein MGVEIFLDKERAEHIKRIRPTKDEYFMLIAKLVSLRATCPRLRVGAVAVKDGYILATGYNGAPRNMDHCIDGGCLVVDGHCHRAVHAEQNVIAMAARKGISLEGATLYVTHFPCDICFKLLVNAGIKEIVYEEMYPNEATEILLKEAQEKGIVKIRQFKVPKERVRIFLEELFGKD